From the genome of Bradyrhizobium sp. ORS 278:
TTCCAGGCGCTGTTCGGCGTCGACCTCATGCTTGAGGCGGGCGAGACGATTGCGATCGTCGGCGCCAACGGCGCCGGCAAGTCGACTTTGATGCGCTCGATCTCCGGCGTGCTGCGCAACGGCGCCGATCAGATCGTGTTCGACGGACGTCCGATCGGCGCGCTCGCTGCGCCTGACGTCGTGGCGCTCGGCGTCGCGATGGTGCCGGAGGGACGAAAACTGTTTCCCTCGCTGTCGGTGGAAGAGAACCTGCTGATCGGACGCTACGGCCGCGCGACGCCGGGACCGTGGTCGCTCGAGACGATCTACCGGCTGTTCCCGGTGCTGAAGGAGCGGCGCCACACCCCGGGCACCGCGCTGTCCGGCGGCCAGCAGCAGATGGTGGCGATCGGACGGGCACTGATGTCGAACCCGCGCGTGCTGCTGTGCGATGAGCTGAGCCTCGGCCTCGCGCCGATCATCATCAAGGATATCTATGCGGCGTTCCCGGAGATCCGCGCCAGCGGCGCCTCGATCGTCATCGTCGAGCAGGACATCGGCCAGGCGATGAAGGTCGCCGATCGGCTGTACTGCATGATGGAGGGCCGCGTGACCCTGAGCGGCCGGCCTGCCGAGCTCAGCCGCGAGGCGATCCACGCGGCGTATTTCGGAGCACACGCATGAGCTGGGCAGACACCATCCTGCAGGGCGTGCTGCTCGGCGGCCTCTACGCGTTGTTCGCTGCAGGTCTTTCGCTGGTGTTCGGCATCATGCGGCTGGTGAACCTCGCGCATGGCGATTTGATCGTGCTCGCGGCCTATCTGATCCTGGTACTGGTCAGCGGTCTCGGCCTGCATCCGTTCGTGGCTGTGCTGATCGCGATGCCGCTGATGTTCGGCATCGGTTGGCTGCTGCAAGCCTATGTCCTCAACCGGACGCTCGGTCCGGATATCCTGCCGCCGCTGCTAGTGACCTTCGGGCTCTCGGTGGTGCTGCAGAACGGGCTGTTGCAGGCGTACTCCGCCGACAGCCGCCGCATTCCCTCTGGCTCTCTGGAAACCGCGTCGGTCGCGCTGGGTCCGTTCAACATCGGCGTCATGCCGATGCTGACCTTCGCCTCGGCGGTCGCCGTGATCCTGATCCTCAACCGCGTGCTCTACGGCACCGAGCTCGGCCGCGCCTTCCGCGCCACGTCGGATGATGCCGTCACCGCCGGACTGATGGGCATCCGGCCCAACCGGACCTTCGCGGTGGCGACCGGCATCGCCATGGCGATCGTCGCGATCGCCGCAGTGTTTCTCGGTACCCGCGCCAATTTCGATCCGACCATCGGTCCGGCACGCCTGATCTATGCGTTCGAGGCGGTGATCATGGGCGGGCTCGGCTCGCTCTGGGGCACGCTGGCCGGCGGCGTCGTGCTGGGCGTGGCGCAGACGGTCGGCGGCGCGATCAATCCGGAATGGCAGATCCTGGCCGGTCACATCGCGTTCGTGCTGGTGCTGCTGGTCCGTCCGCGCGGCTTCTTCCCGCGCGCGGTCGATTGAGGGGCAGGGCGATGCACAGACGATCCATCCCCTGGCGTGTCGAGACGAGGACCAAGGCCTCGATTGTGTTTGCCGTGATCGCGGCGCTCATCGTCGTGGCCGGCGTGATCGCGCCGGCCTATCTGCCGCGCTCGACCTTGCAGGACCTGTTCTTCATCCTGACCATGCTGGTGCTGGCGCAGAGCTGGAATCTGCTCGCGGGCTATGCCGGTCTCGTCTCCGTCGGCCAGCAGGCCTTCGTCGGCCTCGGCGCCTACGCGATGTTCGCGGGCGTCGTGCTGCTGAAGCTCGATCCGCTGGTCTCAGTCCTGCTCGGCGGCGCCGCCGCCGCACTGCTCGCCATTCCCGCCGGCTTTTTCGCCTTCCGTCTGCAGGGCGCTTACTTCGCGATCGGCACCTGGGTGGTCGCGGAGATCGTGCGACTGCTCGTCGCGCAGTGGAAGACGCTCGGCGGCGGCACTGGCACCTCGCTGCCGGGCGCGGCGACTCGCGCGATGTTCGGCACCGATGTCGTGCAGCGTCTGCTCGGCGTGCGGCCGGCGCAGGCGGTCGACATCATCTGCTACTGGCTGGCGCTGCTGCTTGCGGTCGCGACGATCTTCACGGTGTATCGCCTGTTGCGCTCGCGCCATGGTCTCGCGCTCGCCTCCGTGCGCGACAATCAGGAGGCGGCGCGCGCCATCGGTGTCGATGCGCGGCGGCTGAAGGCGATGGTCTATCTGACCAGCGCCGCGCTGACCGGGCTCGTCGGCGCGCTGATCTATGTGCAGAAGGCGCGGATCTCGCCGGACGCGGCGTTCTCGGTGATCGACTGGACGGCCTACGTCATCTTCATCGTGGTGATCGGCGGCATCGGCACCATCGAGGGGCCGATCGTCGGCGTCCTGATCTTCTTCGGCCTGCAGAAGCTGCTGGCCGATTTCGGCTCATTGTATCTGCTCGCGCTCGGCCTGATCGGTATCGTCATCATGCTGTTCGCGCCGCAAGGGTTATGGGGCCTGTTCGCAAGCCGGACCGGCATCCAGCTGCTGCCGGTCCGCCGCCTGCTGCGCGGCGGATCAATCGACAACTGACAAGACGACAAACGACAGGGAGGGCCCGATGGCCGACATCACGACAGACGTTCTCATCATCGGTACCGGTCCGGCCGGCTCGGCCGCGGCGGCGCTGCTGTCCACCTATGGCGTCGAGAACATGGTGGTCAACCGCTATCGCTGGCTCGCCAACACGCCGCGCGCCCACATCACCAACCAGCGCACGATGGAGGTGCTGCGCGACCTTGGCCGCGACGTCGAGAACGAAGCCTACATGTTCGCCTCGCAGCAGGACATCATGGGCGAGAACGTGTTCTGCACCTCGCTCGCCGGCGAGGAGATCGGCCGGCTCAAGACCTGGGGCAATCACCCGCTGTCGCGCGCCGAGCATCAGCTGTCGTCGCCGGCGAAGATGAACGATCTGCCGCAGACCTATATGGAGCCGCTGCTGTTCAAGACCGCATGCTCGCGCGGCACGCAGGCGCGGATGTCCACGGTGTATGAGAGCCACGTTCAGGATGATCACGGCGTCACCACGACCTTGCTCGATCGTCTGACGGGCAAGACCTTCACGGTGCGCTCGAAATATCTGATCGGCGCCGACGGCGGCAACTCGCTGGTCGCCCAGCATGCCGGCCTCCCATTCGAGGGCAAGATGGGTGTCGGCGGCTCGATGAACATCCTGTTCAAGGCCGATCTGTCGCGCTACGTCGCCCACCGGCCGTCGGTGCTGTATTGGGTGGTGCAGCCGGGCGCCGATGTCGGCGGCATCGGCATGGGGCTGGTGCGCATGGTCAGGCCGTGGAACGAATGGCTGATCGTGTGGGGCTATGACATCAACCAGCCGGCGCCGGAGGTCGACGAGGCCTTTGCGGTGAAGGTCGCGCGGGATCTCGTCGGCGATCAGGAGCTGCAGATCGAGCTGCAGTCGGTGTCGACCTGGACCGTCAACAACATGTATGCGACGCGGACGTCGCATGGCCGCGTATTCTGCATGGGCGATGCGATCCACCGGCATCCGCCGTCGAATGGTCTCGGCTCGAACACCTCGATCCAGGACGCCTTCAACCTGGCCTGGAAGCTCGCTTACGTCCTCAAGGACCGCGCCGGGCCAAAGCTGCTCGACAGCTACACGATCGAGCGCGCCCCGGTCGCCAAGCAGATCGTCACCCGCGCCAACAAGTCGATCGAGGAGTTCGGCCCGATCTTCCAGGCGCTAGGGCTGCTGGACTCGGTTGATCCCGTGAAGATGCAGCAGAACATGGACGCGCGCTGCGACCGCACCGAGCAGGCCGAGCAGCAGCGCGCGAAGATCCGCGAGACGATCGCCAGCAAGGTCTATGAGTTCGACGCGCACGGCGTCGAGATGAACCACCGCTATCGCTCGGACGCCATCGTGACCGATGGGCAGGCCGAGCCGGCCTTCACCCGGGATCCCGAGCTGCATTTCCAGCAGACGACCTGGCCCGGCGCGCGGCTGCCGCATGCCTGGCTGTTCGGCAAGGACGGCACCAAGATCTCCACGCTCGACCTTGCCGGTCATGGCAAGTTCACGGTGCTGACCGGCATCGGCGGTGAGACCTGGGTGCAGGCCGCCAGGAAGCTCGGCCAGGAGCTCGGCATCGAGATCGATGCGCATGTCATCGGCCCGCGCCAGGTCTGGCAGGATCTCGACGGCGACTGGTCGCGGTTGCGCGAGGTGCGGGACGGCGGCATCGTGCTGACTCGGCCCGATCAGCACGTCTGCTGGCGGCGCGAGACCTTGGCTGAGGATCCGGCCGCGGAACTGCGCCGCGTGTTCAAGCAAATCCTGGCGAACTGAAGCCGAAGGGGAAGACCTCATGGATGATCATGAGCAGGGCTATTTCACCGAAGAGAACTCCGCCGAGGTCGTGATCGGCCGCAACAAGAACGCCAAGGACGCGCGGCTGAAGGAGGTGATGGCGGTCATCACCCGCAAGCTGCATGAGGCGGTGAAGGAGATCGAGCCGACCCAGCAGGAATGGTTCGAGGCGATCATGTTCCTGACCCGCACCGGCCAGATGTGTACCGACTGGCGGCAGGAGTTCATTTTGCTGTCGGACGTGCTCGGCGTCTCGATGCTGGTGGACGCGATCAATCATCGCAAGCCGGCCGGCGCGTCCGAAAGCACCGTGCTCGGGCCGTTCTACGTGCACGATGCGCCGGAGCTGCCGCTCGGCAGCAACATCTGCCTCGACCGCAAGGGCGAGGACATGGTGATCTCCGGGGTCGTTCGGGACACCGAGGGGCGGCCGATTGCGAACGCCAAGATCGACGTCTGGCAAACCAATGACGACGGCTTCTACGACGTGCAGCAGAAGGGCTTGCAGCCCGACTTCAACCTGCGCGGCGTGTTCCGCACCGACGAGGCCGGCCGCTACTGGTTCCGCGCCGTCAAGCCGCGGTTCTATCCGATTCCCGATGACGGCCCGGTCGGCCAGCTGCTGGGCAAGCTCGGCCGGCATCCCTACAGGCCGGCGCATCTGCACTTCATCATCTCGGCCGACGGCTTCGAGACGCTGACGACGCACATCTTCGATCCTGACGATCGCTATATCGATTCCGATGCGGTCTTCGGGGTCAAGAAGAGCCTGCTCGCGAAATTTGACCGGATTGACGATCGGAGCCGCGCCGAGCAGCTCGCATTCACCAATCCGTTCTGGGAGACGACCTTCGACTTCGTTCTCGCACGCTGAATATCGCGCACGAACGCCGCAGCGGGCGACCTGGAGGGGCGGCCTGTCTCTCATAAGCCCCAGCTTCCTCCCGCTCGGTCATCCCGCATGGCCGGCAGGTATCGCGTGTGACGGCCGATAATCAAATTGCGGGGCGAGTCTGCCGATGTGTGGTTCTGAAAGGTGCCGGGCGTCGTGAGTGGCCGTTTTCCGCGTCGACCGATCGGTACTTTTTACGACGGAGTTGGTCTGTTCAGCTCTCGCGCACGAGCAGGTCGCGGAATGCCTCGGCGGCGCCGGACAGGCGCTTGTCCCTTCTGTGCAACATGAACCAGCGCCGGTTCAGCGGAAAGCCTTCCACGGGAAGGATCACCAGCCGTCCCGTTTCGACCTCGAGCTCGATGGTCTGAGCGGGAACGATGCCGATGCCGAGGCCTGCCTGCACGGCCTGCTTGACGGCTTCGTTCGTACTTAGCTCGCATCCCGGCCGGAAAGTCACATTGTGATCGGCGAGGTAGCGCTCCACGGTTGCGCGTGTGCCCGAGCCGGGCTCGCGCAGCACCAGCGTCTCATCCGCCAGCGCCGCGATGTCGATCGTACCGCGTCCCGCCTGTGGATGTCCCGGCGGCGCGACCACGACCAATGGGTTGTCCATGAAGTAATGGCTGACGATGTCGGCGCTGTCAGGTGGCTGACCAGTGATGGCGAGGTCGGTCTGATTGTCGGCCAAGGCCGCGAGCACGGCGTCGCGATTCACCACCCGCAGGCTGACGCGGACGCCGGGGTGACGCTGCGTGAATGCGGCGATCACCGGCGGCAGGAAGTAGTTGGCGCTGGATACGACTGCAAGCCGCAACACGCCGCGCTCCAGCCCACGGAACTGATCCATCGCAGCCTTGAGCTCGGTCATCTGTGCCGCGATGCGTTGCGCGTGAACAAGCAACTCGCGCCCGGCTTCCGTGAGCTGCAGCTTCTTGCCGATCTGCTCGATCAGCGGCAGCCCGATCTGATCTTCGAGTTGTTTGCACTGCATCGAAACGGCCGGCTGCGTCAGATGCAGTTCGGAGGCCGCGCGCGTGATCGCGCCATGACGGCTCACCGCTTCGAAGATTCGCAGATGCTGCAGAGTAATGTGCATGCCACGCCTTTGCGCTGCACTCGACGGCCGGACGATAGCACGCATCGCGCAATCATCAAGAACGCAAATGCCAGCATAAGAACCTCTGAATTTTCATTCGACGCAGCTGATGTTTTTCTCCTCCCAACGAACGACGACAGGGAGGTTGGTATGGCAGAGAAGAGCTATCAGGCGGGCGTCAAGGAGTATCGCAAGACGTATTGGACGCCGGAATACGTTCCGCTCGACACCGATCTTCTCGCGGTCTTCAAGATCGTCGCACAGGCCGGCGTGCCACGCGAGGAAGCCGCGGCGGCAGTCGCCGCGGAGTCGTCTACGGGAACGTGGACCACGGTTTGGACAGACCTGCTGACCGATCTCGACTATTACAAGGGCCGCGCCTATCGCATCGAGCCGGTTCCCGGTGACGACAACGCGTTCTATGCCTTCATTGCCTATCCTATCGATCTGTTCGAGGAAGGTTCGGTCGTGAACGTGCTGACCTCGTTGGTCGGCAACGTGTTCGGGTTCAAGGCCGTGCGCAGCCTGCGACTGGAGGATATCCGCTTTCCGCTGGCCTATGTGAAGACCTGCGGCGGGCCGCCGAACGGCATTCAGCTCGAGCGCGACCGGCTCAACAAATATGGCCGTCCGCTGCTCGGCTGCACCATCAAGCCGAAGCTCGGTCTGTCGGCGAAGAACTATGGTCGTGCCGTCTATGAGTGTCTGCGCGGCGGCCTCGATTTCACCAAGGACGACGAGAACATCAATAGCCAGCCTTTCATGCGCTGGCAGCACCGTTTCGAATTCGTCATGGAGGCGGTGCACAAGGCGACGTCTGAAACTGGCGAGCGCAAGGGGCACTATCTCAACGTCACCGCGCCGACTCCGGAGGAGATGTACAAGCGCGCCGAGTTCGCCAAGTCGCTGGGCGCGCCGATCATCATGCACGATTTCCTGACGGCCGGCTTCACCGCAAACACCGGTCTTGCGAACTGGTGCCGCGAGAACGGCATGCTGTTGCACATCCACCGCGCCATGCATGCCGTGCTCGATCGCAATCCGATGCACGGCATCCATTTCCGCGTGCTGACCAAGTGCCTCCGATTGTCGGGCGGTGACCACCTGCATTCCGGCACGGTGGTCGGCAAGCTCGAAGGCGATCGCGAGGCGACGATCGGCTGGGTCGACCTGATGCGCGAGCCCTTCGTTCCAGAGAACCGCGCGCGCGGCATCTTCTTCGATCAGGATTGGGGCGCGATGCCCGGCGTGATGCCGGTGGCCTCGGGTGGGATTCACGTCTGGCATATGCCGGCGCTCACCGCGATCTTCGGCGACGATGCCTGCTTCCAGTTCGGCGGCGGCACGCTCGGCCATCCCTGGGGCAATGCTGCCGGCGCACATGCCAACCGTGTCGCGCTTGAAGCCTGTGTCGAGGCGCGCAACCAGGGCAGGCCGGTCGAGCGCGAGGGCCGCGAGATCCTCACCGAGGCCGCGCAGCATTCGCCCGAGCTGAAGATCGCGATGGAGACCTGGAAGGAGATCAAGTTCGAGTTCGACGTGGTCGACAAGCTCGACACCGGCCCGATGCTCCGGGTCGTCAACGCCTGAGGCGGCCGCGGCCGCATCTCTCGACCATCATCGTCGCAATCAA
Proteins encoded in this window:
- a CDS encoding form I ribulose bisphosphate carboxylase large subunit, which translates into the protein MAEKSYQAGVKEYRKTYWTPEYVPLDTDLLAVFKIVAQAGVPREEAAAAVAAESSTGTWTTVWTDLLTDLDYYKGRAYRIEPVPGDDNAFYAFIAYPIDLFEEGSVVNVLTSLVGNVFGFKAVRSLRLEDIRFPLAYVKTCGGPPNGIQLERDRLNKYGRPLLGCTIKPKLGLSAKNYGRAVYECLRGGLDFTKDDENINSQPFMRWQHRFEFVMEAVHKATSETGERKGHYLNVTAPTPEEMYKRAEFAKSLGAPIIMHDFLTAGFTANTGLANWCRENGMLLHIHRAMHAVLDRNPMHGIHFRVLTKCLRLSGGDHLHSGTVVGKLEGDREATIGWVDLMREPFVPENRARGIFFDQDWGAMPGVMPVASGGIHVWHMPALTAIFGDDACFQFGGGTLGHPWGNAAGAHANRVALEACVEARNQGRPVEREGREILTEAAQHSPELKIAMETWKEIKFEFDVVDKLDTGPMLRVVNA
- a CDS encoding ABC transporter ATP-binding protein; the protein is MALLEIQGLTAFYRDFQALFGVDLMLEAGETIAIVGANGAGKSTLMRSISGVLRNGADQIVFDGRPIGALAAPDVVALGVAMVPEGRKLFPSLSVEENLLIGRYGRATPGPWSLETIYRLFPVLKERRHTPGTALSGGQQQMVAIGRALMSNPRVLLCDELSLGLAPIIIKDIYAAFPEIRASGASIVIVEQDIGQAMKVADRLYCMMEGRVTLSGRPAELSREAIHAAYFGAHA
- a CDS encoding LysR family transcriptional regulator → MHITLQHLRIFEAVSRHGAITRAASELHLTQPAVSMQCKQLEDQIGLPLIEQIGKKLQLTEAGRELLVHAQRIAAQMTELKAAMDQFRGLERGVLRLAVVSSANYFLPPVIAAFTQRHPGVRVSLRVVNRDAVLAALADNQTDLAITGQPPDSADIVSHYFMDNPLVVVAPPGHPQAGRGTIDIAALADETLVLREPGSGTRATVERYLADHNVTFRPGCELSTNEAVKQAVQAGLGIGIVPAQTIELEVETGRLVILPVEGFPLNRRWFMLHRRDKRLSGAAEAFRDLLVRES
- a CDS encoding FAD-dependent monooxygenase; amino-acid sequence: MADITTDVLIIGTGPAGSAAAALLSTYGVENMVVNRYRWLANTPRAHITNQRTMEVLRDLGRDVENEAYMFASQQDIMGENVFCTSLAGEEIGRLKTWGNHPLSRAEHQLSSPAKMNDLPQTYMEPLLFKTACSRGTQARMSTVYESHVQDDHGVTTTLLDRLTGKTFTVRSKYLIGADGGNSLVAQHAGLPFEGKMGVGGSMNILFKADLSRYVAHRPSVLYWVVQPGADVGGIGMGLVRMVRPWNEWLIVWGYDINQPAPEVDEAFAVKVARDLVGDQELQIELQSVSTWTVNNMYATRTSHGRVFCMGDAIHRHPPSNGLGSNTSIQDAFNLAWKLAYVLKDRAGPKLLDSYTIERAPVAKQIVTRANKSIEEFGPIFQALGLLDSVDPVKMQQNMDARCDRTEQAEQQRAKIRETIASKVYEFDAHGVEMNHRYRSDAIVTDGQAEPAFTRDPELHFQQTTWPGARLPHAWLFGKDGTKISTLDLAGHGKFTVLTGIGGETWVQAARKLGQELGIEIDAHVIGPRQVWQDLDGDWSRLREVRDGGIVLTRPDQHVCWRRETLAEDPAAELRRVFKQILAN
- a CDS encoding branched-chain amino acid ABC transporter permease, whose translation is MSWADTILQGVLLGGLYALFAAGLSLVFGIMRLVNLAHGDLIVLAAYLILVLVSGLGLHPFVAVLIAMPLMFGIGWLLQAYVLNRTLGPDILPPLLVTFGLSVVLQNGLLQAYSADSRRIPSGSLETASVALGPFNIGVMPMLTFASAVAVILILNRVLYGTELGRAFRATSDDAVTAGLMGIRPNRTFAVATGIAMAIVAIAAVFLGTRANFDPTIGPARLIYAFEAVIMGGLGSLWGTLAGGVVLGVAQTVGGAINPEWQILAGHIAFVLVLLVRPRGFFPRAVD
- a CDS encoding intradiol ring-cleavage dioxygenase, producing the protein MDDHEQGYFTEENSAEVVIGRNKNAKDARLKEVMAVITRKLHEAVKEIEPTQQEWFEAIMFLTRTGQMCTDWRQEFILLSDVLGVSMLVDAINHRKPAGASESTVLGPFYVHDAPELPLGSNICLDRKGEDMVISGVVRDTEGRPIANAKIDVWQTNDDGFYDVQQKGLQPDFNLRGVFRTDEAGRYWFRAVKPRFYPIPDDGPVGQLLGKLGRHPYRPAHLHFIISADGFETLTTHIFDPDDRYIDSDAVFGVKKSLLAKFDRIDDRSRAEQLAFTNPFWETTFDFVLAR
- a CDS encoding branched-chain amino acid ABC transporter permease; translation: MHRRSIPWRVETRTKASIVFAVIAALIVVAGVIAPAYLPRSTLQDLFFILTMLVLAQSWNLLAGYAGLVSVGQQAFVGLGAYAMFAGVVLLKLDPLVSVLLGGAAAALLAIPAGFFAFRLQGAYFAIGTWVVAEIVRLLVAQWKTLGGGTGTSLPGAATRAMFGTDVVQRLLGVRPAQAVDIICYWLALLLAVATIFTVYRLLRSRHGLALASVRDNQEAARAIGVDARRLKAMVYLTSAALTGLVGALIYVQKARISPDAAFSVIDWTAYVIFIVVIGGIGTIEGPIVGVLIFFGLQKLLADFGSLYLLALGLIGIVIMLFAPQGLWGLFASRTGIQLLPVRRLLRGGSIDN